One region of Catenuloplanes indicus genomic DNA includes:
- a CDS encoding VOC family protein, whose protein sequence is MSDKNVSPAGYARLSLFFTVNEAAKALDFYRDVFGATVLVRMEAPDGSIMHAELELNGVRFQLSEPMPEYGILPPPAEGNMFTVTQWVADPDAVFARAVAAGATPLSEVTDVFSGDRMGVVRCPFGVRWAIARHDRDVPVAEIQAAALEWTS, encoded by the coding sequence ATGTCTGACAAAAACGTGTCCCCGGCCGGATATGCCCGGCTCAGCCTGTTCTTCACGGTGAACGAGGCGGCCAAGGCGCTGGACTTCTACCGCGACGTGTTCGGCGCGACCGTGCTGGTGCGGATGGAGGCGCCGGACGGCTCGATCATGCATGCGGAGCTGGAGCTGAACGGCGTGCGATTCCAGCTCAGCGAGCCGATGCCGGAGTACGGGATCCTGCCGCCGCCGGCGGAGGGCAACATGTTCACGGTCACCCAGTGGGTGGCGGACCCGGACGCGGTGTTCGCCCGCGCGGTCGCGGCCGGTGCGACGCCGCTGTCCGAGGTCACGGACGTGTTCTCCGGCGACCGGATGGGCGTGGTGCGCTGCCCGTTCGGCGTGCGCTGGGCCATCGCGCGGCACGACCGGGACGTACCGGTGGCGGAGATCCAGGCCGCAGCGCTGGAGTGGACGTCCTGA
- a CDS encoding AraC family transcriptional regulator, with protein sequence MTATALGQTRQATASTGGLLPGGDFRLTRLPPSDAVAELVERHWLVSWDLPAGRTSAATLLPHPCVNLTWLPGTPVMVNGVGRGLFTYPLAGKGLVFGVKFRPGGFAPFRSGEVAELTDRTEPLHHAGELAAELAAATDLTGMAAAAERHLLTRWPAPDPAVAQVGQIIRAMLHDPDVRRVDDVAARFGLSARSLQRLFRAYVGVTPKAVLARYRLHEAAERLADPGAGGLARVAADLGYCDQSHFIRDFTRVVGRTPGNFEYRHSGP encoded by the coding sequence ATGACGGCGACCGCGCTTGGACAAACACGACAGGCCACGGCCTCCACGGGCGGCCTGCTGCCCGGCGGCGACTTCCGGCTGACCCGGCTGCCGCCGTCCGACGCCGTGGCCGAGCTGGTCGAGCGGCACTGGCTGGTCAGCTGGGACCTGCCGGCCGGGCGCACCTCCGCGGCCACACTGCTGCCGCACCCGTGCGTGAACCTGACCTGGCTGCCCGGCACCCCGGTCATGGTCAACGGGGTCGGTCGCGGCCTGTTCACGTACCCGCTGGCCGGAAAGGGTCTGGTCTTCGGGGTGAAGTTCCGGCCCGGCGGGTTCGCGCCGTTCCGGTCCGGCGAGGTGGCGGAGCTGACCGACCGGACGGAGCCGCTGCACCACGCCGGTGAGCTGGCCGCGGAGCTGGCCGCGGCCACGGACCTGACCGGGATGGCCGCGGCGGCCGAGCGCCACCTGCTGACCCGGTGGCCGGCGCCGGACCCGGCGGTCGCGCAGGTCGGGCAGATCATCCGGGCGATGCTGCACGATCCGGACGTGCGGCGGGTGGACGACGTGGCGGCCCGGTTCGGCCTGTCCGCGCGCTCGCTGCAACGGCTGTTCCGGGCGTACGTGGGCGTGACGCCGAAGGCGGTGCTGGCGCGCTACCGGCTGCACGAGGCGGCCGAGCGGCTGGCCGACCCGGGCGCCGGCGGGCTGGCGCGGGTCGCGGCGGATCTGGGCTACTGCGACCAGTCACACTTCATCCGCGACTTCACCCGGGTGGTGGGCCGGACACCGGGCAATTTTGAGTACCGACACTCAGGGCCGTGA
- a CDS encoding type II toxin-antitoxin system PemK/MazF family toxin → MNRGEIWTIGGRSDLRYRVVVLSGDSHNERPSAAPFCAPIVRQRGTTELPPFAVPLAEADPLSGVVVVNRMRRLPASAGAEKVGMVTGASLARLNEALRDLFEL, encoded by the coding sequence GTGAACCGGGGCGAGATCTGGACCATCGGGGGCCGCAGCGACCTGCGGTACCGGGTGGTGGTGCTGTCCGGGGACTCGCACAACGAGCGGCCCAGCGCCGCGCCGTTCTGCGCGCCGATCGTGCGTCAGCGCGGCACCACGGAGCTGCCGCCGTTCGCCGTGCCGCTGGCCGAGGCGGACCCGCTCTCCGGCGTGGTGGTGGTGAACCGGATGCGCCGGCTGCCGGCCAGCGCGGGCGCGGAGAAGGTCGGGATGGTCACCGGCGCCAGCCTGGCCCGGCTCAACGAGGCACTGCGCGACCTGTTCGAGCTCTGA
- a CDS encoding nucleotidyltransferase domain-containing protein yields MTTLDLGELREITAGQPYPLLFVTVSGAHLYGFPSRDSDVDLRGAHLLPIEEVVGLRAGRATVDIAWERNGAEIDLVTHDAFKFFRLLLSRNGYVLEQLLSPIVVTSSPAHEELRALGPGTVTRHHAHHYRGFAETQKRLYATSGELKPLLYTFRAYLTGLYLMRSGELSAHLPALAGLVPEAPGYLAELIAAKVAGEHRAAAGLVPPAVDGDLAALAAALEDARTVTRLPERPPAEDAVHDLLVRLRTGR; encoded by the coding sequence ATGACCACGCTCGATCTCGGCGAGCTGCGCGAGATCACCGCCGGTCAGCCGTACCCGCTGCTGTTCGTGACCGTCTCCGGCGCGCATCTCTACGGGTTCCCGAGCCGGGACTCGGACGTCGACCTGCGCGGCGCGCACCTGCTGCCGATCGAGGAGGTGGTCGGGCTGCGCGCCGGCCGCGCCACCGTCGACATCGCGTGGGAGCGGAACGGCGCGGAGATCGACCTGGTCACGCACGACGCGTTCAAGTTCTTCCGGCTGCTGCTGAGCCGCAACGGGTACGTGCTCGAACAGCTGCTCTCGCCGATCGTGGTGACCAGCTCGCCGGCGCACGAGGAACTGCGTGCGCTCGGCCCCGGCACGGTCACCCGGCACCACGCGCACCACTACCGCGGCTTCGCCGAGACCCAGAAGCGGCTGTACGCGACGTCGGGCGAGCTGAAACCGCTGCTCTACACGTTCCGGGCGTACCTGACCGGTCTGTACCTGATGCGTTCCGGCGAGTTGAGCGCGCACCTGCCGGCGCTGGCCGGGCTGGTGCCGGAGGCGCCGGGTTACCTGGCCGAGCTGATCGCGGCGAAGGTGGCCGGTGAGCACCGCGCCGCGGCCGGGCTGGTGCCACCGGCCGTGGACGGCGACCTCGCGGCCCTGGCGGCGGCGCTGGAGGACGCCCGGACGGTCACCCGGCTGCCGGAGCGCCCGCCCGCCGAGGACGCGGTGCACGACCTGCTCGTCCGGCTTCGTACCGGGCGATAG
- a CDS encoding nucleotidyltransferase domain-containing protein yields the protein MTNPPRLPGGTQVVLREASVDRAGARVQRGATGRVVGDSESGGYLVRLTDGRQVTAARGELALRKAHQQDIGVGTRAPGGASTPADHRFVTDHTIYAAVVGSRAFGLDTEDSDTDVRGVYAAPADAFWSLHKPPQHVDGPAPEHFSWEVERFCELALKANPNLLEVLHSPLVQTITPLGRELLELRGAFLSQLVYQTYSGYVLSQFRKIEADLRRDGEPRWKHVMHLLRLLLACRDVLTTGDFRTDAGDHRAGLLRVRRGERSWADVETWRLSLHAQIDDALDHTPLPAVPDVARVDAWLRSVRARSLT from the coding sequence ATGACGAATCCTCCTCGCCTTCCCGGTGGCACGCAGGTCGTGCTCCGCGAGGCCTCCGTCGACCGGGCCGGCGCGCGGGTGCAGCGCGGCGCGACCGGCCGCGTCGTCGGCGACTCCGAATCCGGCGGTTACCTGGTCCGGCTCACCGACGGCCGGCAGGTGACCGCCGCCCGCGGCGAGCTGGCGCTGCGCAAGGCGCACCAGCAGGACATCGGCGTGGGCACCCGGGCACCGGGCGGCGCGTCGACGCCGGCCGACCACCGGTTCGTCACGGACCACACGATCTACGCCGCGGTGGTCGGTTCGCGCGCGTTCGGCCTGGACACCGAGGACTCGGACACCGACGTGCGCGGCGTCTACGCCGCACCGGCGGACGCGTTCTGGTCGCTGCACAAGCCGCCGCAGCACGTGGACGGCCCGGCGCCGGAACACTTCTCCTGGGAGGTGGAGCGGTTCTGCGAGCTGGCCCTGAAGGCGAACCCGAACCTGCTAGAGGTGCTGCACTCGCCGCTGGTGCAGACGATCACGCCGCTCGGCCGGGAACTGCTGGAGCTGCGTGGCGCGTTCCTGTCCCAGCTCGTGTACCAGACCTACTCCGGCTACGTACTGAGCCAGTTCCGGAAGATCGAAGCGGACCTGCGCCGGGACGGTGAGCCGCGCTGGAAGCACGTCATGCACCTGCTCCGGCTGCTGCTGGCGTGCCGGGACGTGCTGACCACCGGAGACTTCCGGACGGACGCGGGCGACCACCGGGCGGGCCTGCTGCGGGTACGCCGCGGTGAGCGCTCCTGGGCGGACGTGGAGACCTGGCGGCTGTCGCTGCACGCGCAGATCGACGACGCGCTGGACCACACGCCGCTGCCGGCCGTGCCGGACGTGGCCCGGGTGGACGCCTGGCTGCGATCGGTGCGGGCGCGGAGCCTGACGTGA